A genome region from Canis lupus dingo isolate Sandy chromosome 7, ASM325472v2, whole genome shotgun sequence includes the following:
- the RIOK3 gene encoding serine/threonine-protein kinase RIO3 isoform X6 codes for MDLVGVASPEPRPAAAWGPSKCPWATPQNTISCSLADVMSEQLAKELQLKEEAAAFPEVTASEGPFITGENIDTSSDLMLAQMLQMEFDREYDAQLRREEKKFNGDSKVSISFENYRKVHPYEDSDSSEDEVDWQDTRDDPYIPAKPVPTPKKGFIGKGKDITTKHDEVVCGRKNTARMENFAPGFQVGDGIGMDLKLSNHVFNALKQHAYSEERRSARLHEKKEHSTAEKAVDPKTRLLMYKMVNSGMLETITGCISTGKESVVFHAYGGSMEDEKEDSKVIPTECAIKVFKTTLNEFKNRDKYIKDDFRFKDRFSKLNPRKIIRMWAEKEMHNLTRMQRAGIPCPTVVLLKKHILVMSFIGHDQVPAPKLKEVKLSSEEMKEAYYQTLHLMQQLYNECTLVHADLSEYNMLWHAGKVWLIDVSQSVEPTHPHGLEFLFRDCRNVSQIEALEKMNEDHVQKNGRKAASFLKDDGGPPVLYDE; via the exons ATGGATCTGGTCGGAGTGGCATCTCCTGAGCCGAGGCCCGCAGCAGCCTGGGGACCCAGCAAG tgTCCATGGGCTACCCCTCAAAACACAATATCTTGTTCCTTGGCTGATGTAATGAGTGAACAGCTGGCTAAAGAATTGCAGTTGAAAGAAGAAGCTGCTGCTTTTCCTGAAGTTAC TGCCTCTGAAGGACCATTTATTACCGGAGAAAACATTGACACTTCTAGTGACCTAATGCTGGCTCAGATGCTACAGATGGAATTTGACAGAGAATATGACGCACAGCTTAGgcgtgaagaaaaaaaattcaatggagaTAGCAAAG tttccatttcctttgaaaattatcGAAAAGTGCATCCTTACGAAGACAGTGATAGCTCTGAGGATGAGGTTGACTGGCAAGACACTCGTGATGATCCCTACATACCAG CAAAACCAGTTCCTACTCCCAAAAAGGGTTttattggaaaaggaaaagacatcaCCACCAAACATGATGAAGTAGTATGTGGGAGAAAGAATACAGCCAGAATGGAAAAT tTTGCACCTGGGTTTCAGGTAGGAGATGGAATTGGAATGGATTTAAAACTATCAAACCAtgtttttaatgctttaaaacaACATGCCTACTCAGAAGAACGTCGAAGTGCCCGCCTCCATGAGAAAAAGGAGCATTCTACGGca GAAAAAGCAGTTGATCCTAAGACACGTTTGCTTATGTATAAAATGGTCAACTCTGGAATGCTGGAGACAATCACTGGCTGTATTAGTACAGGAAAGGAATCTGTTGTCTTTCATGCATATGGCGGGAG cATGGAGGACGAAAAGGAAGATAGTAAAGTTATACCTACAGAATGTGCCATCAAGGTATTTAAAACAACCCTTAATGAGTTTAAGAATCGTGACAAATATATTAAAGATGATTTCAGGTTTAAAGATCGCTTCAGTAAACTAAATCCACGTAAGATCATCCGCATGTgggcagaaaaagaaatgcacaatCTCACAAG aATGCAGAGAGCTGGAATTCCTTGTCCAACAGTTGTACTACTCAAGAAACACATTTTAGTTATGTCTTTTATTGGTCATGATCAAGTTCCAGCCCCTAAATTAAAAGAAGTAAAGCTCAGtagtgaagaaatgaaagaagcctACTACCAAACTCTTCAT TTGATGCAGCAGTTATATAACGAATGTACACTTGTACATGCTGACCTCAGTGAGTATAACATGCTGTGGCATGCTGGGAAG GTCTGGTTGATTGACGTCAGTCAGTCTGTGGAACCAACCCATCCTCATGGCCTGGAGTTCTTGTTCCGTGACTGTAGGAATGTTTCACAG ATAGAAGCTTtggagaaaatgaatgaagatCATGTTcagaagaatggaaggaaagctgcttcatttttgaaagatgatGGAGGTCCACCAGTCCTATATGATGAATAG
- the RIOK3 gene encoding serine/threonine-protein kinase RIO3 isoform X5: MDLVGVASPEPRPAAAWGPSKCPWATPQNTISCSLADVMSEQLAKELQLKEEAAAFPEVTASEGPFITGENIDTSSDLMLAQMLQMEFDREYDAQLRREEKKFNGDSKVSISFENYRKVHPYEDSDSSEDEVDWQDTRDDPYIPAKPVPTPKKGFIGKGKDITTKHDEVVCGRKNTARMENFAPGFQVGDGIGMDLKLSNHVFNALKQHAYSEERRSARLHEKKEHSTAEKAVDPKTRLLMYKMVNSGMLETITGCISTGKESVVFHAYGGSMEDEKEDSKVIPTECAIKVFKTTLNEFKNRDKYIKDDFRFKDRFSKLNPRKIIRMWAEKEMHNLTRMQRAGIPCPTVVLLKKHILVMSFIGHDQVPAPKLKEVKLSSEEMKEAYYQTLHLMQQLYNECTLVHADLSEYNMLWHAGKVWLIDVSQSVEPTHPHGLEFLFRDCRNVSQFFQKGGVKEALGERELFNAVSGLNISADNEADFLAEIEALEKMNEDHVQKNGRKAASFLKDDGGPPVLYDE, translated from the exons ATGGATCTGGTCGGAGTGGCATCTCCTGAGCCGAGGCCCGCAGCAGCCTGGGGACCCAGCAAG tgTCCATGGGCTACCCCTCAAAACACAATATCTTGTTCCTTGGCTGATGTAATGAGTGAACAGCTGGCTAAAGAATTGCAGTTGAAAGAAGAAGCTGCTGCTTTTCCTGAAGTTAC TGCCTCTGAAGGACCATTTATTACCGGAGAAAACATTGACACTTCTAGTGACCTAATGCTGGCTCAGATGCTACAGATGGAATTTGACAGAGAATATGACGCACAGCTTAGgcgtgaagaaaaaaaattcaatggagaTAGCAAAG tttccatttcctttgaaaattatcGAAAAGTGCATCCTTACGAAGACAGTGATAGCTCTGAGGATGAGGTTGACTGGCAAGACACTCGTGATGATCCCTACATACCAG CAAAACCAGTTCCTACTCCCAAAAAGGGTTttattggaaaaggaaaagacatcaCCACCAAACATGATGAAGTAGTATGTGGGAGAAAGAATACAGCCAGAATGGAAAAT tTTGCACCTGGGTTTCAGGTAGGAGATGGAATTGGAATGGATTTAAAACTATCAAACCAtgtttttaatgctttaaaacaACATGCCTACTCAGAAGAACGTCGAAGTGCCCGCCTCCATGAGAAAAAGGAGCATTCTACGGca GAAAAAGCAGTTGATCCTAAGACACGTTTGCTTATGTATAAAATGGTCAACTCTGGAATGCTGGAGACAATCACTGGCTGTATTAGTACAGGAAAGGAATCTGTTGTCTTTCATGCATATGGCGGGAG cATGGAGGACGAAAAGGAAGATAGTAAAGTTATACCTACAGAATGTGCCATCAAGGTATTTAAAACAACCCTTAATGAGTTTAAGAATCGTGACAAATATATTAAAGATGATTTCAGGTTTAAAGATCGCTTCAGTAAACTAAATCCACGTAAGATCATCCGCATGTgggcagaaaaagaaatgcacaatCTCACAAG aATGCAGAGAGCTGGAATTCCTTGTCCAACAGTTGTACTACTCAAGAAACACATTTTAGTTATGTCTTTTATTGGTCATGATCAAGTTCCAGCCCCTAAATTAAAAGAAGTAAAGCTCAGtagtgaagaaatgaaagaagcctACTACCAAACTCTTCAT TTGATGCAGCAGTTATATAACGAATGTACACTTGTACATGCTGACCTCAGTGAGTATAACATGCTGTGGCATGCTGGGAAG GTCTGGTTGATTGACGTCAGTCAGTCTGTGGAACCAACCCATCCTCATGGCCTGGAGTTCTTGTTCCGTGACTGTAGGAATGTTTCACAG tttttcCAGAAAGGAGGAGTAAAGGAAGCCCTGGGTGAGCGAGAACTCTTTAATGCTGTTTCAGGCTTAAACATTTCAGCAGATAATGAAGCTGATTTCTTAGCTGAG ATAGAAGCTTtggagaaaatgaatgaagatCATGTTcagaagaatggaaggaaagctgcttcatttttgaaagatgatGGAGGTCCACCAGTCCTATATGATGAATAG
- the RIOK3 gene encoding serine/threonine-protein kinase RIO3 isoform X2 has protein sequence MTLKMISCPWATPQNTISCSLADVMSEQLAKELQLKEEAAAFPEVTASEGPFITGENIDTSSDLMLAQMLQMEFDREYDAQLRREEKKFNGDSKVSISFENYRKVHPYEDSDSSEDEVDWQDTRDDPYIPAKPVPTPKKGFIGKGKDITTKHDEVVCGRKNTARMENFAPGFQVGDGIGMDLKLSNHVFNALKQHAYSEERRSARLHEKKEHSTAEKAVDPKTRLLMYKMVNSGMLETITGCISTGKESVVFHAYGGRFYLFMTDTLRERERGRDTGRGRSRLHAGSLMQDPILGLQDHALGRSMEDEKEDSKVIPTECAIKVFKTTLNEFKNRDKYIKDDFRFKDRFSKLNPRKIIRMWAEKEMHNLTRMQRAGIPCPTVVLLKKHILVMSFIGHDQVPAPKLKEVKLSSEEMKEAYYQTLHLMQQLYNECTLVHADLSEYNMLWHAGKVWLIDVSQSVEPTHPHGLEFLFRDCRNVSQFFQKGGVKEALGERELFNAVSGLNISADNEADFLAEIEALEKMNEDHVQKNGRKAASFLKDDGGPPVLYDE, from the exons ATGACTTTGAAGATGATTTCT tgTCCATGGGCTACCCCTCAAAACACAATATCTTGTTCCTTGGCTGATGTAATGAGTGAACAGCTGGCTAAAGAATTGCAGTTGAAAGAAGAAGCTGCTGCTTTTCCTGAAGTTAC TGCCTCTGAAGGACCATTTATTACCGGAGAAAACATTGACACTTCTAGTGACCTAATGCTGGCTCAGATGCTACAGATGGAATTTGACAGAGAATATGACGCACAGCTTAGgcgtgaagaaaaaaaattcaatggagaTAGCAAAG tttccatttcctttgaaaattatcGAAAAGTGCATCCTTACGAAGACAGTGATAGCTCTGAGGATGAGGTTGACTGGCAAGACACTCGTGATGATCCCTACATACCAG CAAAACCAGTTCCTACTCCCAAAAAGGGTTttattggaaaaggaaaagacatcaCCACCAAACATGATGAAGTAGTATGTGGGAGAAAGAATACAGCCAGAATGGAAAAT tTTGCACCTGGGTTTCAGGTAGGAGATGGAATTGGAATGGATTTAAAACTATCAAACCAtgtttttaatgctttaaaacaACATGCCTACTCAGAAGAACGTCGAAGTGCCCGCCTCCATGAGAAAAAGGAGCATTCTACGGca GAAAAAGCAGTTGATCCTAAGACACGTTTGCTTATGTATAAAATGGTCAACTCTGGAATGCTGGAGACAATCACTGGCTGTATTAGTACAGGAAAGGAATCTGTTGTCTTTCATGCATATGGCGGGAG attttatttattcatgacagacacattgagagagagagagagaggcagagacacaggcagagggagaagcaggctccatgcagggagcctgatgcaggacccaatcctgggacttcaggatcacgccctcggtcgaag cATGGAGGACGAAAAGGAAGATAGTAAAGTTATACCTACAGAATGTGCCATCAAGGTATTTAAAACAACCCTTAATGAGTTTAAGAATCGTGACAAATATATTAAAGATGATTTCAGGTTTAAAGATCGCTTCAGTAAACTAAATCCACGTAAGATCATCCGCATGTgggcagaaaaagaaatgcacaatCTCACAAG aATGCAGAGAGCTGGAATTCCTTGTCCAACAGTTGTACTACTCAAGAAACACATTTTAGTTATGTCTTTTATTGGTCATGATCAAGTTCCAGCCCCTAAATTAAAAGAAGTAAAGCTCAGtagtgaagaaatgaaagaagcctACTACCAAACTCTTCAT TTGATGCAGCAGTTATATAACGAATGTACACTTGTACATGCTGACCTCAGTGAGTATAACATGCTGTGGCATGCTGGGAAG GTCTGGTTGATTGACGTCAGTCAGTCTGTGGAACCAACCCATCCTCATGGCCTGGAGTTCTTGTTCCGTGACTGTAGGAATGTTTCACAG tttttcCAGAAAGGAGGAGTAAAGGAAGCCCTGGGTGAGCGAGAACTCTTTAATGCTGTTTCAGGCTTAAACATTTCAGCAGATAATGAAGCTGATTTCTTAGCTGAG ATAGAAGCTTtggagaaaatgaatgaagatCATGTTcagaagaatggaaggaaagctgcttcatttttgaaagatgatGGAGGTCCACCAGTCCTATATGATGAATAG
- the RIOK3 gene encoding serine/threonine-protein kinase RIO3 isoform X3: MDLVGVASPEPRPAAAWGPSKCPWATPQNTISCSLADVMSEQLAKELQLKEEAAAFPEVTASEGPFITGENIDTSSDLMLAQMLQMEFDREYDAQLRREEKKFNGDSKVSISFENYRKVHPYEDSDSSEDEVDWQDTRDDPYIPAKPVPTPKKGFIGKGKDITTKHDEVVCGRKNTARMENFAPGFQVGDGIGMDLKLSNHVFNALKQHAYSEERRSARLHEKKEHSTAEKAVDPKTRLLMYKMVNSGMLETITGCISTGKESVVFHAYGGRFYLFMTDTLRERERGRDTGRGRSRLHAGSLMQDPILGLQDHALGRSMEDEKEDSKVIPTECAIKVFKTTLNEFKNRDKYIKDDFRFKDRFSKLNPRKIIRMWAEKEMHNLTRMQRAGIPCPTVVLLKKHILVMSFIGHDQVPAPKLKEVKLSSEEMKEAYYQTLHLMQQLYNECTLVHADLSEYNMLWHAGKVWLIDVSQSVEPTHPHGLEFLFRDCRNVSQIEALEKMNEDHVQKNGRKAASFLKDDGGPPVLYDE; this comes from the exons ATGGATCTGGTCGGAGTGGCATCTCCTGAGCCGAGGCCCGCAGCAGCCTGGGGACCCAGCAAG tgTCCATGGGCTACCCCTCAAAACACAATATCTTGTTCCTTGGCTGATGTAATGAGTGAACAGCTGGCTAAAGAATTGCAGTTGAAAGAAGAAGCTGCTGCTTTTCCTGAAGTTAC TGCCTCTGAAGGACCATTTATTACCGGAGAAAACATTGACACTTCTAGTGACCTAATGCTGGCTCAGATGCTACAGATGGAATTTGACAGAGAATATGACGCACAGCTTAGgcgtgaagaaaaaaaattcaatggagaTAGCAAAG tttccatttcctttgaaaattatcGAAAAGTGCATCCTTACGAAGACAGTGATAGCTCTGAGGATGAGGTTGACTGGCAAGACACTCGTGATGATCCCTACATACCAG CAAAACCAGTTCCTACTCCCAAAAAGGGTTttattggaaaaggaaaagacatcaCCACCAAACATGATGAAGTAGTATGTGGGAGAAAGAATACAGCCAGAATGGAAAAT tTTGCACCTGGGTTTCAGGTAGGAGATGGAATTGGAATGGATTTAAAACTATCAAACCAtgtttttaatgctttaaaacaACATGCCTACTCAGAAGAACGTCGAAGTGCCCGCCTCCATGAGAAAAAGGAGCATTCTACGGca GAAAAAGCAGTTGATCCTAAGACACGTTTGCTTATGTATAAAATGGTCAACTCTGGAATGCTGGAGACAATCACTGGCTGTATTAGTACAGGAAAGGAATCTGTTGTCTTTCATGCATATGGCGGGAG attttatttattcatgacagacacattgagagagagagagagaggcagagacacaggcagagggagaagcaggctccatgcagggagcctgatgcaggacccaatcctgggacttcaggatcacgccctcggtcgaag cATGGAGGACGAAAAGGAAGATAGTAAAGTTATACCTACAGAATGTGCCATCAAGGTATTTAAAACAACCCTTAATGAGTTTAAGAATCGTGACAAATATATTAAAGATGATTTCAGGTTTAAAGATCGCTTCAGTAAACTAAATCCACGTAAGATCATCCGCATGTgggcagaaaaagaaatgcacaatCTCACAAG aATGCAGAGAGCTGGAATTCCTTGTCCAACAGTTGTACTACTCAAGAAACACATTTTAGTTATGTCTTTTATTGGTCATGATCAAGTTCCAGCCCCTAAATTAAAAGAAGTAAAGCTCAGtagtgaagaaatgaaagaagcctACTACCAAACTCTTCAT TTGATGCAGCAGTTATATAACGAATGTACACTTGTACATGCTGACCTCAGTGAGTATAACATGCTGTGGCATGCTGGGAAG GTCTGGTTGATTGACGTCAGTCAGTCTGTGGAACCAACCCATCCTCATGGCCTGGAGTTCTTGTTCCGTGACTGTAGGAATGTTTCACAG ATAGAAGCTTtggagaaaatgaatgaagatCATGTTcagaagaatggaaggaaagctgcttcatttttgaaagatgatGGAGGTCCACCAGTCCTATATGATGAATAG
- the RIOK3 gene encoding serine/threonine-protein kinase RIO3 isoform X4 → MSEQLAKELQLKEEAAAFPEVTASEGPFITGENIDTSSDLMLAQMLQMEFDREYDAQLRREEKKFNGDSKVSISFENYRKVHPYEDSDSSEDEVDWQDTRDDPYIPAKPVPTPKKGFIGKGKDITTKHDEVVCGRKNTARMENFAPGFQVGDGIGMDLKLSNHVFNALKQHAYSEERRSARLHEKKEHSTAEKAVDPKTRLLMYKMVNSGMLETITGCISTGKESVVFHAYGGRFYLFMTDTLRERERGRDTGRGRSRLHAGSLMQDPILGLQDHALGRSMEDEKEDSKVIPTECAIKVFKTTLNEFKNRDKYIKDDFRFKDRFSKLNPRKIIRMWAEKEMHNLTRMQRAGIPCPTVVLLKKHILVMSFIGHDQVPAPKLKEVKLSSEEMKEAYYQTLHLMQQLYNECTLVHADLSEYNMLWHAGKVWLIDVSQSVEPTHPHGLEFLFRDCRNVSQFFQKGGVKEALGERELFNAVSGLNISADNEADFLAEIEALEKMNEDHVQKNGRKAASFLKDDGGPPVLYDE, encoded by the exons ATGAGTGAACAGCTGGCTAAAGAATTGCAGTTGAAAGAAGAAGCTGCTGCTTTTCCTGAAGTTAC TGCCTCTGAAGGACCATTTATTACCGGAGAAAACATTGACACTTCTAGTGACCTAATGCTGGCTCAGATGCTACAGATGGAATTTGACAGAGAATATGACGCACAGCTTAGgcgtgaagaaaaaaaattcaatggagaTAGCAAAG tttccatttcctttgaaaattatcGAAAAGTGCATCCTTACGAAGACAGTGATAGCTCTGAGGATGAGGTTGACTGGCAAGACACTCGTGATGATCCCTACATACCAG CAAAACCAGTTCCTACTCCCAAAAAGGGTTttattggaaaaggaaaagacatcaCCACCAAACATGATGAAGTAGTATGTGGGAGAAAGAATACAGCCAGAATGGAAAAT tTTGCACCTGGGTTTCAGGTAGGAGATGGAATTGGAATGGATTTAAAACTATCAAACCAtgtttttaatgctttaaaacaACATGCCTACTCAGAAGAACGTCGAAGTGCCCGCCTCCATGAGAAAAAGGAGCATTCTACGGca GAAAAAGCAGTTGATCCTAAGACACGTTTGCTTATGTATAAAATGGTCAACTCTGGAATGCTGGAGACAATCACTGGCTGTATTAGTACAGGAAAGGAATCTGTTGTCTTTCATGCATATGGCGGGAG attttatttattcatgacagacacattgagagagagagagagaggcagagacacaggcagagggagaagcaggctccatgcagggagcctgatgcaggacccaatcctgggacttcaggatcacgccctcggtcgaag cATGGAGGACGAAAAGGAAGATAGTAAAGTTATACCTACAGAATGTGCCATCAAGGTATTTAAAACAACCCTTAATGAGTTTAAGAATCGTGACAAATATATTAAAGATGATTTCAGGTTTAAAGATCGCTTCAGTAAACTAAATCCACGTAAGATCATCCGCATGTgggcagaaaaagaaatgcacaatCTCACAAG aATGCAGAGAGCTGGAATTCCTTGTCCAACAGTTGTACTACTCAAGAAACACATTTTAGTTATGTCTTTTATTGGTCATGATCAAGTTCCAGCCCCTAAATTAAAAGAAGTAAAGCTCAGtagtgaagaaatgaaagaagcctACTACCAAACTCTTCAT TTGATGCAGCAGTTATATAACGAATGTACACTTGTACATGCTGACCTCAGTGAGTATAACATGCTGTGGCATGCTGGGAAG GTCTGGTTGATTGACGTCAGTCAGTCTGTGGAACCAACCCATCCTCATGGCCTGGAGTTCTTGTTCCGTGACTGTAGGAATGTTTCACAG tttttcCAGAAAGGAGGAGTAAAGGAAGCCCTGGGTGAGCGAGAACTCTTTAATGCTGTTTCAGGCTTAAACATTTCAGCAGATAATGAAGCTGATTTCTTAGCTGAG ATAGAAGCTTtggagaaaatgaatgaagatCATGTTcagaagaatggaaggaaagctgcttcatttttgaaagatgatGGAGGTCCACCAGTCCTATATGATGAATAG
- the RIOK3 gene encoding serine/threonine-protein kinase RIO3 isoform X1, translating into MDLVGVASPEPRPAAAWGPSKCPWATPQNTISCSLADVMSEQLAKELQLKEEAAAFPEVTASEGPFITGENIDTSSDLMLAQMLQMEFDREYDAQLRREEKKFNGDSKVSISFENYRKVHPYEDSDSSEDEVDWQDTRDDPYIPAKPVPTPKKGFIGKGKDITTKHDEVVCGRKNTARMENFAPGFQVGDGIGMDLKLSNHVFNALKQHAYSEERRSARLHEKKEHSTAEKAVDPKTRLLMYKMVNSGMLETITGCISTGKESVVFHAYGGRFYLFMTDTLRERERGRDTGRGRSRLHAGSLMQDPILGLQDHALGRSMEDEKEDSKVIPTECAIKVFKTTLNEFKNRDKYIKDDFRFKDRFSKLNPRKIIRMWAEKEMHNLTRMQRAGIPCPTVVLLKKHILVMSFIGHDQVPAPKLKEVKLSSEEMKEAYYQTLHLMQQLYNECTLVHADLSEYNMLWHAGKVWLIDVSQSVEPTHPHGLEFLFRDCRNVSQFFQKGGVKEALGERELFNAVSGLNISADNEADFLAEIEALEKMNEDHVQKNGRKAASFLKDDGGPPVLYDE; encoded by the exons ATGGATCTGGTCGGAGTGGCATCTCCTGAGCCGAGGCCCGCAGCAGCCTGGGGACCCAGCAAG tgTCCATGGGCTACCCCTCAAAACACAATATCTTGTTCCTTGGCTGATGTAATGAGTGAACAGCTGGCTAAAGAATTGCAGTTGAAAGAAGAAGCTGCTGCTTTTCCTGAAGTTAC TGCCTCTGAAGGACCATTTATTACCGGAGAAAACATTGACACTTCTAGTGACCTAATGCTGGCTCAGATGCTACAGATGGAATTTGACAGAGAATATGACGCACAGCTTAGgcgtgaagaaaaaaaattcaatggagaTAGCAAAG tttccatttcctttgaaaattatcGAAAAGTGCATCCTTACGAAGACAGTGATAGCTCTGAGGATGAGGTTGACTGGCAAGACACTCGTGATGATCCCTACATACCAG CAAAACCAGTTCCTACTCCCAAAAAGGGTTttattggaaaaggaaaagacatcaCCACCAAACATGATGAAGTAGTATGTGGGAGAAAGAATACAGCCAGAATGGAAAAT tTTGCACCTGGGTTTCAGGTAGGAGATGGAATTGGAATGGATTTAAAACTATCAAACCAtgtttttaatgctttaaaacaACATGCCTACTCAGAAGAACGTCGAAGTGCCCGCCTCCATGAGAAAAAGGAGCATTCTACGGca GAAAAAGCAGTTGATCCTAAGACACGTTTGCTTATGTATAAAATGGTCAACTCTGGAATGCTGGAGACAATCACTGGCTGTATTAGTACAGGAAAGGAATCTGTTGTCTTTCATGCATATGGCGGGAG attttatttattcatgacagacacattgagagagagagagagaggcagagacacaggcagagggagaagcaggctccatgcagggagcctgatgcaggacccaatcctgggacttcaggatcacgccctcggtcgaag cATGGAGGACGAAAAGGAAGATAGTAAAGTTATACCTACAGAATGTGCCATCAAGGTATTTAAAACAACCCTTAATGAGTTTAAGAATCGTGACAAATATATTAAAGATGATTTCAGGTTTAAAGATCGCTTCAGTAAACTAAATCCACGTAAGATCATCCGCATGTgggcagaaaaagaaatgcacaatCTCACAAG aATGCAGAGAGCTGGAATTCCTTGTCCAACAGTTGTACTACTCAAGAAACACATTTTAGTTATGTCTTTTATTGGTCATGATCAAGTTCCAGCCCCTAAATTAAAAGAAGTAAAGCTCAGtagtgaagaaatgaaagaagcctACTACCAAACTCTTCAT TTGATGCAGCAGTTATATAACGAATGTACACTTGTACATGCTGACCTCAGTGAGTATAACATGCTGTGGCATGCTGGGAAG GTCTGGTTGATTGACGTCAGTCAGTCTGTGGAACCAACCCATCCTCATGGCCTGGAGTTCTTGTTCCGTGACTGTAGGAATGTTTCACAG tttttcCAGAAAGGAGGAGTAAAGGAAGCCCTGGGTGAGCGAGAACTCTTTAATGCTGTTTCAGGCTTAAACATTTCAGCAGATAATGAAGCTGATTTCTTAGCTGAG ATAGAAGCTTtggagaaaatgaatgaagatCATGTTcagaagaatggaaggaaagctgcttcatttttgaaagatgatGGAGGTCCACCAGTCCTATATGATGAATAG